The following is a genomic window from Eleftheria terrae.
CGCCCAGCACACCCAGCGCGGCATACAGCACCCGCAGCGGCTCGCCGCCATAGCTGCCGAAGTGCAGCGCAAAGAAGCTGACCAGCGCGGCGGCCCAGCCCGATGCCTGCTGCCCCGGCAGGTAGGTCGACTCGATCAGCTGGCCACTGGCCGGGTCCAGCAGCGCATAGCCGTGGCGGGGGCTGCGCTTGAAGTGGCGGTCGTCGCTGCCGGCCACATGGACGATCGCCTTGGGCGTGCCCACGCCGCGGTATTCCAGCGAGGCCGGCTGGAAGCCCGGCGCTGCGTGCGCCAGCCGGGCCAGCAACTGCGAGGGCGGCAGCCACTGGGCGGGGGCACCCGGCGTGGGCGGGCGGCGCGGCGTGGCCTGGGCCGAGACGGCCTTCAGGCCTTGTGGATAGATCCAGGCGTTCTGGGCGGCATAGATCCAGTCGTGCAGGCAGAACACCGCGGCCGACAGGGCCATCACCACGTGGAAGGGCAGGCTCGCGATGCCAAGCAGGTTGTGCAGGTCCAGCCACATGCGCTTGAGGTTGCGGCCGATGCGCAGCACGAAGAGGTCCTTCACCAGCGAAGGCAGCAGTACGACGACTCCGGACACCAGGGCCAGGGCATAGACGAGCGAGACCACGCCGATGATCGGCTCGCTCGGCTCCAGCGGCAGTGGCAGGCCGCCCTTGCGGTGCAGGCGGTCCACGAAGTCGCCGGCCTCCAGGCTGCCCGGCAGCGGCCGCAGCGTGCCCGCGAGATCGAGTTCCACCTGCTGCCGGCGGCCGCGGTCGAGATAGCGGATATGGGGCGCAGCCTGCCCCGGGCCGGCCAGCATCAGCGTGGCCCGCGGCGGTGGCTCGGGATGCGCTGCGAAGAAGGCGGCAGCCAGTGCGTCGGCATCCTGGCTGGCGTCGGCGCGCGCCGGCGCAGGCGGCTGCACCCATTGGGTGATCTCGGGCTCGAACATCGTCAGGGCGCCGGCATAGAACGCCACGAACAGCATCAGGCTGGAGAGGATGCCGGCCCAGGTGTGAACCACGAGGTAGCTGCGCAGGGTGTCTGTCTTCATGGCGCCACCCCGTGGAGCAAGGCGAAGGCGAAGGCGTTCGCGGCCAGCCCCCAGGCCCAGCACGCCAGCGGGCTGCGCGCCAGGAAGGCAAGCGCGAGGGCGGTGGCCCACAAAGGCACCACGCTCCACATCGCCACCTGGTAGGTGGCCGGGTCACGCGGGTCGCCCAGGCCGTGGAACAGCAGGCCGCTCAGGCACACCGCCCACGGAAAGCCGAGCGCGGCGCCGACCACGCCGTGATGCAGCAGATGCCAGGAAGGGGCGGGTTTGCCGTGTCGATCAGCCCGCATCACGCTGCCCCTGCCGATGGCGCCACCCGAGGAGCGCCGACACGGCAGGAACGCCGACCATCAGCCCCGACACGGCGTAGGCAGCGGCCTCGGCCAGGCCCATGCCGCCCGCAAGCAGCGCGACGGCCAGCGCCAGCAGGCCGCTGCCCACGAGCCAGCCGGCCCGGGCGGGAAGGCGGGGACGCGCACGCGGTGTCGAAAGGCAGGCAGTCAGCGAAGCAAGGGCCACGACGAGCGTGGCCGGCAACCAAAGCAGGGACATGAAGGAACCGTGCCGAGCGG
Proteins encoded in this region:
- a CDS encoding PepSY-associated TM helix domain-containing protein yields the protein MKTDTLRSYLVVHTWAGILSSLMLFVAFYAGALTMFEPEITQWVQPPAPARADASQDADALAAAFFAAHPEPPPRATLMLAGPGQAAPHIRYLDRGRRQQVELDLAGTLRPLPGSLEAGDFVDRLHRKGGLPLPLEPSEPIIGVVSLVYALALVSGVVVLLPSLVKDLFVLRIGRNLKRMWLDLHNLLGIASLPFHVVMALSAAVFCLHDWIYAAQNAWIYPQGLKAVSAQATPRRPPTPGAPAQWLPPSQLLARLAHAAPGFQPASLEYRGVGTPKAIVHVAGSDDRHFKRSPRHGYALLDPASGQLIESTYLPGQQASGWAAALVSFFALHFGSYGGEPLRVLYAALGVLGALLFYTGNVLWIESRTKRLRPASAAPRQPRHVRAVAALNIGLCLGCVAGVSAALVALRWLAHTTLGPDEVLHGSCYAVVVACIGYAGVRGAQAATPGLLAAAALATALIPATSLFGALAPSAWAAWAPAVVKPYLASLWAVDLLSAGAAALLAGLALRARDSQPRAKAPASPVFSTPSTSFSHHD